The Chryseolinea soli genome contains a region encoding:
- a CDS encoding DUF4302 domain-containing protein, whose translation MNKKNTFNRTTLLLTCLCALLLATSCDRNYEAIFAETPDQRAQAVLDQYNTLLMGAPNGWKASLYTGTGAGYFYYFDFNAEGHVTMLSDFNEETAGEPMETTWTLKSLQRATLSFTTYSYIHLPADPDGNINNGVPGSGLLSDFEFAVLRTSGDSVIMKGVQHAAELVLIKASAAEQSAILGDRIQHLLQQTSAYLAAAKGYRLTLPDHTEVPMALSISKKLLSFQYIDSDGTTIKSPRTSYTFSIDGIVLKDPITIQGSTVHSLFWNDDTNSYAVNKADGVPLIASDDTFIFEPATPLYSLLDKKLITATLPEGAGVYPLPGQSDEFTALYNDIATAIYNGPYRLTLRDIRIVFPPNTGLMQFVVTFTQPGQNGSVNLFSAQYTYSYQLRDGGILKFKLEGRDQNAGLLYGDFIGILNHFDNDTFAVKYVGGGFNVVAGFFSQEESGYYFGGYLPEQ comes from the coding sequence ATGAACAAGAAGAACACATTCAACCGCACAACATTATTATTGACATGCCTTTGCGCATTGTTGTTGGCGACGTCATGCGACCGGAACTACGAGGCCATTTTTGCCGAAACACCCGACCAGCGGGCACAGGCTGTGCTGGATCAATACAACACCTTGCTCATGGGAGCCCCCAACGGATGGAAAGCGTCGCTCTACACGGGTACCGGGGCCGGGTACTTTTATTATTTCGATTTTAATGCCGAAGGCCACGTAACGATGCTGTCGGACTTTAATGAGGAAACGGCGGGCGAGCCCATGGAGACCACGTGGACGTTGAAATCCCTTCAACGCGCAACACTCAGCTTCACCACCTATTCCTACATTCATTTACCAGCCGATCCCGATGGCAACATAAACAACGGCGTACCCGGCAGCGGACTGTTATCTGATTTTGAATTTGCAGTCCTCCGTACTTCGGGAGACAGTGTGATCATGAAAGGCGTGCAACATGCCGCTGAGCTCGTCCTCATCAAGGCCAGTGCCGCGGAGCAGTCGGCCATCCTGGGCGATCGCATCCAGCATTTGCTCCAACAGACCTCGGCCTATCTCGCCGCAGCAAAAGGCTACCGGCTCACCCTGCCCGACCACACCGAGGTGCCGATGGCATTGAGCATTTCGAAAAAACTTTTATCGTTTCAATATATCGATAGCGACGGCACCACGATCAAATCGCCGCGCACGTCCTATACGTTTTCCATTGATGGGATCGTGTTGAAAGACCCGATCACGATCCAAGGTTCTACCGTTCATTCGTTGTTCTGGAACGACGACACGAATTCATATGCTGTAAACAAAGCCGACGGCGTGCCCCTCATCGCATCGGACGACACTTTCATTTTCGAACCAGCCACACCCCTCTACAGCTTGCTGGATAAAAAGCTCATTACAGCCACCTTGCCCGAGGGTGCAGGGGTCTATCCTTTACCGGGTCAGTCGGATGAATTCACGGCGCTATACAACGATATCGCTACTGCAATCTACAACGGCCCCTATCGACTAACACTTCGCGATATCCGTATTGTATTTCCTCCCAATACCGGTCTCATGCAATTTGTGGTGACGTTCACACAGCCGGGACAAAATGGTTCGGTCAACCTGTTTTCCGCGCAGTACACCTACTCCTACCAATTGCGCGATGGCGGGATACTGAAATTCAAATTGGAAGGCAGAGACCAAAATGCAGGGCTGTTGTATGGTGATTTCATCGGAATATTAAATCACTTCGACAACGACACATTCGCTGTGAAATACGTTGGTGGTGGCTTCAATGTGGTGGCGGGATTTTTTAGCCAGGAGGAAAGTGGGTATTATTTTGGTGGGTACTTACCGGAGCAATAA